Below is a window of Mus caroli chromosome 2, CAROLI_EIJ_v1.1, whole genome shotgun sequence DNA.
AATGTCTCATGTGGAGAAGTTCTTCTTCCAAACAGTACAGGATAGTTTTAGAATGGTGGCCATGGTGTCTATTTAAAAGATGATAACTCACTCAATGAATGTCAAGTCAGATCTCAAAGACAACAAGAAACCTGAGGCTGGCATTAAAGTTGGAGCACAAAAGTGCACCAACTGGAGGAAATCCACAAAGAGAGTAATTGATGGATGGTAGACTTACAGCatgaatgaaacattttaaaattgtgtgctcAGAGGTTCACTCAAATAGGAGCCAGCTACTATCTAAATATAAACGTTTTATGGACATGAGTGTGTTAGTAAAGTGGTTTATAGATGGGCACATAATGGTCTATTGCTATAGCTGCCAGGAGGTAACAGCCATGAGATGCAAATGTGTCATATACCAACAATTACATTACATATCCTCCATATGATATAGGTTCTATCTTCTACCTTTCTATGGTATGGTCTATCTTCTTCCACAAACTTTTGCAGCATTGTGGGAGTGATGATAGATGTGTAACAAATATCAACAAAACCAGATGTTGTAAGAAAAGCATGGGAGTCTAAAGTCTGTAATCTATGTTGATGAGGAGGATCTTTCTAGTGTTACCCACCAAAGTTGACATGTAGATGACCAAAAACACAATGAAGAGGACCCAGCAGAACATCACTTGCTGGACCTTAAATCCAAGAAGATAAAAGTCTGACTCAGTGCCATTTCCATAAGTCATGCTCCCTAGTAGGACTAGAAAAGTAGCAAGACAGGAGGGAAATCTTTGTAACTCTTTTTGATATAAAGATagtcatataatatatatttaagatagtcatataatatatatataaagatagtcatataatatatatttcatataatatatattatattaagatagtcttataatatatatatatatataaatatatataatatataatatatataattatatataatatatatataaagatagtcatataatatatatttcatataatatatattatattaagatagtcttataatatatgtatataaagatagtcatataatatatatttcatataatttgaaaattaaaatttcctcACAAGCATCATCTAGGAGGTTTTATGCTTtctaaagagattttaaaatattcttgataGGAAATGATCATATAAAGAGAGCATCTGAGCCCTGGATCCACTTGAAAATGAATAACTctttataaaagaatattaacCTTTAATGTATATTTCAAAGAAACAGATTCATATTATTTTCTAGTAAATTAGATGCAAACCCATATTAACAAAGaacaatattcaaatatttttgtgCCCTTTCAACGTCTCCAACATTTCTCAGtcacttattatttttttgtgtgtgttttatttttggtttttggaaagCTGGTGAACACTCTCCTGTTAATCTTCCCACCAACTATTCCTTCACCCTTAATTGACTAATGATGTGTGGAAGAATAATCACAAAAGGGGTCTTAGATTTTTTTGTCTATATTGTCTATTCTTCTGATTGCTGGACTCTACAGTGTATACTATCATTCTAGACCCTTACAGAaggttttataaaatttaattacaaaaatgaCAGTATCATACTTGTACACAATTCATACAATTCTGTTAGCTCCTATAAAATGCGGCGaaataccatattttttttttcatgagtacTATTTGGAAAGGGGctcataaaagataaaaaagcaaTATCAATACTTTATTTAGATACCTGGATGAATATCAATAGTAGAGTACTTGATTAGATTGTAAGAAATCTTAGGTTTACTTCACAGCACTAATAAAACAAGCTTATTTACTTcataatttaattgtttttatggtACTTCAGGTATCATCAACAGTCAACTAGTGCCTTTGTGTCATATAAACATCTACCACGTCTCCTCAAGCTGACCAAGAATAGAACCTTGTTGCCTTGCCTGTTGAGTAATGTTGATATGAAACCACATTTTCCTCTAGAAACATTTGTTTCCTATGTGCCTCAGGGCTTCTATCACATCCTGGTTTCTTAGGCTGTAGATGAGGGGGTTTAACATGGGAATCATAATACCATAGAACACAGAAGCTACCTTCTCCTGTTCTTGAGATCTGTCAGTCCCATgaagtacatacatgtatgagaGTGTTCCATAGAATATAGTGACAGCGGTCATATGGGATGCACACGTGGAGAAAGCTTTTCTCCTTCCTGAAGCTGAAGACATCCTTAGGATGGCAGCCAAGATAAATGTGTAAGAAAGAATGACAACAGACACAGTGAATGTCAAGTTAAAACCCACAAAAATTGTCAGTACCATGATATTGAGGTCAATACTGGAACAAGAGAGGGCTAGAATTGGTGGTACATCACAGAAAAAATGATTAATGACATTGGATTTACAGAAGTTTGATAAGAAAGTAAAACCTGTATTTACAGTGGCATTAAGGAAGCCCATAGTGTATGAACCAAGCAGCAGCAAAATGCAGAGTCTCTGGGACATGATAATAGGATAGCGCAGTGGGTTACAGATGGCCACATAACGATCGACAGCCATAGCAGCAAGGATGAAGCAGTCACTGGTTACAAAGATACCATAGACCAGTAATTGAGCTAAGCATCCTGTGAAGGAGATGGATGGTTTTGTGCTTACAAAATTTTGCAGTGTCCTGGGAGTGATGGCAGAGGAGTAACAGAGGTCAACAAAAGCCAAATGCTgcaggaaaaagtacatgggagtgTGCAGTGAAGAATGAAGCTTGATGAGCAGGATCATGCCAATGTTGCCCACTAAGGTGGCTATGTAAATTACTAGGAATACCACAAAGAGGATGTGCCAAGACTCGTTTTGACCAGCGAATCCCAGGAGAATAAATTCAGTCACTTTGGAGTCATTACTGTGTTTCATGGTTAGTAGAAATCCAATATCAGCTGAaatcaacaaaggaaaaaaatggcagagaaaataagtccattttgatttgttttttagaaaggttagagtatttgtttttaatcacttcaAAGAATACtttaattgtgtatgtatgtgtacatttatgtgaAATTGGGCATATGTGtacaggtgcatgcacacacatgtttatgtGGATATTTGAGAGCTGAAGGTGACATTCACTAGGTATTGTCCATCTTTTGTTTTGCAAcaggtttttcattttatttggaaCTTGACATGTCAGCTAAAGTGGCTAGCAGGGAACACCGATGATTTCTCTGTCTCAGTTCTGGGTTTATAACTGTGTACCACCATGTTTGTAAGGTTTAGTTTTATATGGTTTCTGGAGATCTAAATTCAAGTTCCCATAGCTGTATGTGAGTAGTTTACTGACTGGACTATTTCCCTTGCCCCTCAAAGGTTATATTTTTCTGTGACATATTTGATGGCATTTAAAGGCTGAACCTTACTACTTAGATTACTTTCATCCATATTTTTAAGAAACTGCTTTTGAACAAATCCACTCTCAGCAACCActtgttattttattaatgtaacagtttaacaaaaatgaaaaaaaaagcttattttcttttctgattgttCTTTATGCgctatattttaatgaaaacatgtTCATTAATAATTGTGACTGAAAATCTGGATCTAACATTATATTCCTGTACAATATTTCTCTAAGTTAATTCCAGGCCTCACTCTGACCTTTCAGCCTCCTTACTAACTCCGCCTCGCCCACCATGGACTTATTGTCATGGAAGATAATTTTCCCAAAGAATAGAGAAATATTATTTgctttgtaaaatttaaaaattgtgtgaaAATTGATAAAATGTCAGCTTTATCAAAAGTTTTAGTTAATTTTCAGTGATCAGGAttacttcctgtgttttcttcatCACAGACTAGGCAGAGTCCATGGCTTGGTATTGGTTCCATACATATCATACATCAGTGTGTTTGCATCTTATTGCTCCCCTCTCACTGTTCACTTGTTCTGCTGCTAGTGCTGAGCTGGAGCTGGCTACAGCTCATCTCTGCTGTAAATAATTCATTGTCACAATTTCTATGTGACACATTTCTAGGAACAAAATTACTGAATTTGAGTATTGACGGTGAGCTTTATGTGATGGGTGTGCTAGTGTTTATTGCTATTGATATATATTCACCTCCCTGTATCCCTACTTACTCATGAAATTGATGTTTTCTTAAGGAAAATAGGTGTCTAGAAGTGtctttttttgtaaaaataattttatcgcTTTTTAATGTTCTTAGATTTTGACATTTGTCTCTTTTTAGGAGGTTGCCTGCCAGTGTCTCTTTCTCATGATTTGATTTGTGAGTGATTTTTGGAATTTCCTTTAGTTGTCAACACTGATATTTTCACATTCTAGCCTCTTTTCAGCTAGTCTATTTCATCTTTCCCAGAGCAGAAATAATCAGATCTGAAATTAGAATTGATTACTTTCACCTATTCTCTTATGAGAAAGCTTAATAATTGATAATTTTgagctcttgtattctgttgaggAAATTTAGTGTAGCCCACTACTTTCTCAAACATATTTCTGGCAGAACTAAATGCTGAAATAAAACTACTATATTCTTACCTTGCATTAACTATAGCTAATGTTGGTTAAACAATGATACTTTgtattatggttttattttatcaattattctcaatattaatttttaagaatgttGACTAACTTGACTAAACATCTAGAGTCTAAtcatatgtgtgaatgcatgtctgtttatgaacatttgtgtgtgtgtgtgtgtgtgtgtgtgtgtgcccatgcctTGGAAcgattaaaatatttcaaagcattAGTTGATTTTTGatctagtattttaaaatatcataaggCACTTGATTCTAATACATTACATACAAAATTTAGCACATGTTTATGGagaaactatttccaattttaatgAATATTGGCTTTTactctttgagaacttcatatatTGTGTCTActcctttttctccccttttccctGTATATTCTCCCCAAATAttcccctcccaacttcatgtccccttcttaaaaacaaataaacaaacaaacaatacaaagtCAAACAACCTCCTAAATCCAGTGGGTCTCTCATATGTGTTTATAGGAGTTGGGCTATTTACTGGGACACAGAATTCAATCATTATACACAATTAATAGAGTaattattctctctccctccatgtaGGCAACAATTGATAATAGCTCCATAGTAAGGGGTGGAGGCTATCAGAACTCCTCCTTCATTAATGAATAACTAAAAAATATTCACCAATTTCAcgaggttaaaaaaaataaaacaagttcaaTATGAGAAAGAAAGCTAAAACTCCAATTTGGGACTACAGTTGCAAACATCTTAAATTCATTCATGATTACAAAGATGACAGAGAAGATCAGTAAGTGCCTATTTCTTTCCCTTCtggattttcattaaaattacattaaaaacaaagtgtATGTGGGTACCATATTATCACCTTTAGATATTGGATGACGAACCAAAGCAAGTagatttggcttacagttccagttAATCTTGGCAACAGATGGTGGCCTTATTAAGTGCTGTGGGGGAGCAGATCATGGGCTTCAACAGTATAGGTTTTCCTTAGATGATAAAGAACAGAGTATGCCAGGGCATTTTCAGATTCACAAACCAAATGTGCCATATTTCTTGTCTAGGGATGgggtaaataaaatgaagagaaggaaacCTCCCATAAATTGTCTTTACAAGAAAAAAACAGTATAAAGGGAAATACATTTCTATTGATTTCCAGGTAATTAATATGAAGTTACATTTATCCATGGAATGAGAACAATTTTAACATTGAAAAGTTAGTTGATATAGTTTTCTATATGAGATAGTAGAGTGATATCATTTCAGAAGATACCAAACATTATTTGGCAAAGGTTGATAATCTTTCTTGGGAAATCATAAATGGGGGGGTAATGATGTCACCCTGATAAATGGGTTTACAACATTTCTGTGTCATCACTACCAACAAGTCATAAGAAATGCTTATAAATGAAGGAATACTGTAAGATTCCTTAAGTAATTGAATATGTATTCAATGGGCTTTGATACCCAATCTGGGTAAAAGGcatgaaaagaaattaaacataacATAACTATAAGGGAAAGATAATGATcattattatatttagatattcCAATTATCCTGAGggaataatttaataaattgttaGTGGAGCAAGTAAAGTCGTTTAATACTAGGCTAATATATGGAAGTATATTTAGTAGAAAAAAGTACTCTAAAAAATCTCTACTATAATTCAGGTCTGGCCCCTGGGTGCTACAATATCACCTTGCTAGACAAAGTACATCCACTCATGCAATAATGACATGATTGTTCCAAAAGAAATCAACCATTTTATGACTGAATCCAAGCAAGCCTGGTTTATGGAACAGAATACATGTGTGGTACTGTAAAACCTGTCGAACATGTATGACTAGGACAGTCATGGTCCTTTGAGGGAAATTTACTGCTGATGTTTTGCTAAATGAACGTCTAGTCCTACTGTCATCTAAATAGTATGTTTATATTCATAGACGTCTGTATCTCTGAGCCTTAATTCAAGAAGCCTCTTTTAATCATGGGTGGTGATCAAAGCAGGGGCTCATTATTCACTAAAGCACTGAAAGTAAGAGATATTCTAGTGCTCAGATCTAACTGGGATATCTATACCACCCATTCTGAGCCCCAGGAAACATTGTAGAAGAGTTAGTGGAAAGACTGTAATGgccagaggatgaggaagagtaCCATAAAATGCTGTTTATTCTGGATGTGATGTGGCTGTTGCAATTATAAACATTCATAGCTATGACCACTTGCAGAACATCCCTGTTACACCAAAACACAGGAAAGTAAGTGGAGAActagagaggaaaaagaaggttTCATCAAGAGATAAGAGAAGGTAATGAGAGGAGGGTGCAATAGCAAGATTTTGTGTGTAAGTAAGAAACTACAAACCACAATGAAATCATactaaaccaaagcaaaacaacaacaaaacaactaaaacaaagtaaagaaacattttagtgagattgccccaatataggggaatgccagggccaaaagaatgggaatgggtgggtagggaagtggggggcgctatgggggacttttgggatagcattggaaatgtaattgaggaaaatatgtaataaaaatattaaaaattaaaaaaattaatgttaaaaagCTGGATGCCTTCAAATAAAGACTTTTagctttttttgaaaaaaaaatctaaatctaaatatAATAGACTATTTTTCATGAAGGAAATAACTTTTCCTGAAGACTTGAAAAGTCCAACAGACCAATTTCTTGGATAAAATGCAGAACTGTACCATTACATTTTCAACATATTAATCTATAAATTTTCTGTAGTTGCAGTTACatccttaagaaaaaaatatgttttacttGACTATTCTATATggaatttgaaaggaaaataggTTGAGCAAACAACTTGACCTGCCAGACAGCAGAAGTTACAGAACAGTAATTATGATGACATCATGCAACTGTCCTGAAGGTAGAAGAGCATGTTGGCAAAGCTGAGAAAACAAACTATGCAAGCTTCTAAAAGAAGGAGGAAACCAGCAGCCTCACCCAACGATAGTGCCTGTATATCACATCAATAACCATCATGCCATGCCAGTAACCAATAGCTCTATAACTGCACTTAAAACTTGCTCGACAAGACAGTAACTACGCCTTGTACTGGAAACCTGGCTAACTCCTCAGTACTGGTGAAGTCATGGATATTGGAGGAGAACCTATAACCACCACTTTCCTAAAACAGCAAAATCTATAACAATAATCTAAATATTTGTCCCaatatccacagataagtgtagctttTACCCCTaatcaaggaaacttctttttgtaATAGAGGGAGATCACCACAGAGGAtgacaaccaatcaaaatgcagagttgtggagttCAGTCCTAGTAGATACATCCATAAAACATCCCTGTatctaaggctcaaggaacattgtAGGTGACTGGGTGGAAAGATTATAAAAGTCGGAGGATCAGGgagggttttctttttgagatcctgtctcctaGCTCTATCCACAAAGCATCACCAGCATGACTTCCTAAACaggagctgaacaaggatgagACCAATATTCATGCCAAATGGGCCTCAATCCTACTCAAGCAACAAtggtcaacaacaacaacaataccaaTCGTGGGAGAAGTAGTCTTTTCCAGGGAAGAACATATCCACACCAATTAGCCACTCTTAAAAACATGTGTGCAAGTTATAGTATACAGAtggaacaggttatatttagtagtatatatgtatatattatatgtatatgtaataactaaagaaaaaggaGTCTGTGAATTTGATAGAGGGCAAGGAGGAGTTTGTAAGAGGGCTTGGAGgcagaaaagggaaatataagatcacaataaatattaaaattcactGTGATGCTATAAATACTTAGGGATATGAAGAAATAATACTGAATTCCAACTTTATGCTTTACAAACGTTGTTTCCTAGTGCACTAAGGATTTAAACATGTACATTTGTTTTTGATAAAAACACTATTGATTACTTGTGACTTAGCAATACAGAAAACATTtagataaattataaaacaatatgGAATACAGAAATTTTTGAGAGTGGAGAGAGAATTCATAGACTAAGAGAACTAGCTGTGAAATTGGACATAGGTGGACAGGTTCCTATAACTTAAATAGAAATATAAggatcagccgggcgtggtggcgcacgcctttaatcccagcactcgggaggcagaggcaggcggatttctgagttcgaggccagcctggtctacaaagtgagttccaggacagccagagctatacagagaaaccctgtctcgaaaaaccaaaacaaaacaaaacaaaacaaaacaaaacaaaacaaaacaaaaaaaaacaaaaagaaatataaggatCTTTGTGGCTTGCTGGGCACCAGCCTATGTACAGGTAAACTAGAGACCCTTTTCAAAGAAATAAGGTGCAAGACAACCTACATCATTCtctggtgcacatacacacccactcaGACATAGACCTTTACTAGCtacactcaaaataaaaaagtacccCCATTAAAATTCTCAACAGTACCAAGAGGAAAAATATTGGAATTTAGTTATACAAATTTGTTTcaacacatataaatattaaagattcagtatgtataatttttatgaattaatCTAATGGAAAATTTTATGAAAGATATGAGCAAGGCAATTGTAGAAGAAAAACTAAATGTTTAACTGAATATGAAACGATATACAGCTTACCATTAATCAGGCAGGTAGATATGAAAGCttaattaaaatggaattttattcatcaATTTAAAGTGCTAGGTTTTGTTGAGAATTGTAGATACACAGGAATACATATTTTTTTGTTAGAAATGTAAATTAGTGGCTATATTAGAGACAATTTTGAAACCGTTTAAATAAACCTGTTTCTACTGGTCAAATTTCCAGTATAAggtaaatacttaaaataacttAATGACCACATACAATAGCCATTCAAATTcatgtacatttacatatatgtttgtacatGAAGGCACACAAACATAGGAATATCCATTctcatttattaaagaaattcaTCAAGTGAAATTGTTACATCTGTAAATATTCCAGTGTAACTCCAAGTTAATAAAGTTTCAGAAATTCTCATGTACTCAGCTGCCAGGAAGGCCAGGCAGAGCTATGTGCAGCTCCATAGGTGTGATGGTGAATTTTGGATAAGAATGTTTCTTTAGGCTTATAATCCACTAAGTTTACCTCTACTTTGGGCTTCTCTGGCTCTTTGAAATTCCATGTGACAAACAGAACAGGGTAATCTGTAAAAAATATAACTAGGGTACCATAATGATTTTGAATAAAAACAgtacaatttgtgtgtgtgggtaacAGCTTTCTAGAGCTCAGGAAATaaagcacatgaacacacacacacacacacactgaacacaatGATGGTATTTGCTAATCAGATGAATTCTgagaagagaaatgggaaaagagTACCTGAATGTTCTGAGAAAGTCAAACCTCTGACGAGTCCATATGCTTCCAAAGCTTCATGTAAAGTCAGAATTGTGCAGGTGTCCAGGGACAGACTGACCTTGGCTTGATTATCATTCACAGCTTCAGAGTGATAGAGGACTTCatgccttctgcctcagttttgtCTCCTGTAAGATGGGGTCACAGCTTTCCTTAAGGTGACATGTTCACTCTAGTGATTTATGAAAACAAGTGATCAGAAACAAAGTTAGTAAAACCACAGTAGCTTCATCTTATAGGCTGATATGAGGACTCTcaaattaagataaataaatacacttaTGGAAAAGTACCCACATCAGATTGCATACTGAGGAAAGGGTCTTGTAGTTTGATATGGACAGtggaatattcaaaatatattttatgcaattttacttcttttctaattttcctcttttcccttttattgttacatttaaaaaatataatatatattttgataatattttcccCTCTCTCAGCTCTTCCTATATTCTCTCCACTTCCCTAGCCACCCAACttcctgtttaaaacaaaaacaaacaaacaaacaaagaagaaaatcaaacaaatgaagaTGACAAATTCAGACAAAGCAAAATGAATCAAGAAATGCGttcgcacgcatgcacacacatacacaaacacacacacacacacacaaacacacacacacacacacacacacacaccacaaaaatcTATGGAGTTGGTTTTGTGTTTACAAACTATTTATGAGCACAGGGGCCGCTATGGAGTGTGCTTGACAGACTCAGTGACACTTCATTGAAAAAAACTGATTTTCCTCTTCTCAACATGTATCAATTACAAATAGCTTTTTGGTTAGGGGGTAGGAGTTTGTCTCCGTTTCTCCCTTTCAATGCTGGAATTTTGCCTGCTTTGAAGCCATGCAGGTCTATGTTTGCTGTCACATGGtctttgtgtttgtatgcatatcaGGTCTGTTATCTCAAAGATGCTGTTTACATTGGGAACAGATAAAAAAGTTTCTGATCATTATTTTAGTCACGGTGTGGAAGAGAGATAAATTAAGATGATAGATTGCTGATAAATAGATAGCTgatagccagccagccagccagccagatagatacatatagataTTAAACCTGAAAACTCAgttcataattttcattttatggctGAAAGATATTCACTCACCACAAGGCCAGTACTGAATGAGTGCTCAATACTCAGttatacacatgcaaataaaacactGAGGGAGTTCAGATTC
It encodes the following:
- the LOC110290352 gene encoding olfactory receptor 5AK2-like, with protein sequence MKHSNDSKVTEFILLGFAGQNESWHILFVVFLVIYIATLVGNIGMILLIKLHSSLHTPMYFFLQHLAFVDLCYSSAITPRTLQNFVSTKPSISFTGCLAQLLVYGIFVTSDCFILAAMAVDRYVAICNPLRYPIIMSQRLCILLLLGSYTMGFLNATVNTGFTFLSNFCKSNVINHFFCDVPPILALSCSSIDLNIMVLTIFVGFNLTFTVSVVILSYTFILAAILRMSSASGRRKAFSTCASHMTAVTIFYGTLSYMYVLHGTDRSQEQEKVASVFYGIMIPMLNPLIYSLRNQDVIEALRHIGNKCF